The Opitutales bacterium ASA1 genome window below encodes:
- a CDS encoding sigma-54 dependent transcriptional regulator, protein MLPTVLIVDDEKHTREGLRQALEDDYDIYLAQDADEAFNLMDAEQFDVVVTDLRMPGGKSGLKVIDKALSLANKPVVIMMTAYGNVESAVEAMKRGATDFLTKPVNLEKLEILIQRALKSRNLETENVQLKQRLDEKFNLEGIVGNSEPLRRVVERVKLVAPSRATVLIAGETGTGKELIAQAIHQSSNRSRAPFVTVHCAALPATLLESELFGHERGAFTGATERRIGRFESADGGTLFLDEIGEINLTTQVKLLRFLEQRSFERIGSSKPITVDVRLIAATNRDLEQMVREGTFREDLFFRLNVVQVVMPPLRERADDIPLLLAHFVAQYAKENGIQAPTIEAGAMRCLTAYPWPGNIRELRNFAENAVVLHRAERIHEFDLEPRFRGGTAEGAAPALAAGPVGLLPAGASATAPGTAGRLSVEENEKRLLREALLQARGNRTKAAELLGMSRRTLHRKLVAWPELDVIDRA, encoded by the coding sequence ATGCTGCCCACGGTCCTCATCGTAGACGACGAGAAGCACACCCGCGAGGGTCTGCGACAGGCGTTGGAGGACGACTACGACATCTATCTCGCGCAGGACGCCGACGAAGCGTTCAACCTCATGGACGCCGAGCAGTTCGACGTCGTCGTGACCGACCTGCGCATGCCGGGCGGCAAGTCGGGACTCAAGGTCATCGACAAGGCCCTCTCCCTCGCGAACAAGCCGGTGGTCATCATGATGACCGCCTACGGCAACGTGGAGTCGGCCGTCGAAGCGATGAAGCGCGGCGCGACCGATTTCCTGACCAAGCCGGTCAACCTCGAGAAGCTCGAGATCCTCATCCAGCGCGCCCTCAAGTCGCGCAATCTCGAGACCGAGAACGTCCAGCTCAAGCAGCGGCTCGACGAGAAGTTCAACCTCGAGGGCATCGTGGGAAATTCCGAGCCGCTCCGGCGCGTCGTCGAACGGGTGAAACTCGTCGCCCCCTCCCGCGCCACTGTGCTCATCGCGGGAGAGACCGGCACGGGTAAGGAACTCATCGCGCAGGCCATCCACCAGAGCAGCAACCGAAGCCGCGCGCCGTTCGTCACGGTGCACTGCGCCGCGCTCCCGGCGACCTTGCTCGAGAGCGAACTCTTCGGTCACGAGCGCGGTGCCTTCACCGGCGCGACCGAGCGGCGCATCGGTCGTTTCGAGTCGGCCGACGGCGGCACGCTCTTCCTCGACGAAATCGGCGAGATCAACCTCACCACGCAGGTGAAGCTGCTCCGGTTCCTCGAACAACGAAGCTTCGAGCGCATCGGCAGCTCGAAGCCCATCACGGTCGACGTGCGCCTCATCGCCGCGACCAACCGCGACCTCGAGCAGATGGTGCGCGAAGGGACGTTTCGCGAGGACCTCTTTTTCCGGCTCAACGTCGTGCAGGTCGTCATGCCGCCTTTGCGCGAGCGTGCGGACGACATCCCGCTCCTGCTCGCCCACTTCGTCGCTCAATACGCGAAGGAAAACGGCATTCAGGCTCCGACGATCGAAGCGGGTGCGATGCGTTGTCTCACCGCCTACCCGTGGCCGGGCAACATTCGTGAGCTTCGCAACTTCGCGGAGAACGCCGTCGTGTTGCACCGCGCGGAACGCATCCACGAGTTCGATCTCGAGCCGAGATTTCGTGGTGGCACGGCCGAAGGTGCCGCACCCGCATTGGCTGCTGGCCCTGTCGGGCTCCTTCCTGCCGGCGCGAGCGCGACTGCTCCGGGCACCGCCGGTCGACTCTCGGTCGAGGAAAACGAGAAACGTCTCCTGCGCGAAGCCCTCCTCCAAGCCCGTGGCAACCGCACCAAAGCCGCCGAACTGCTCGGCATGAGCCGCCGCACGCTCCACCGCAAGCTCGTGGCTTGGCCCGAGCTCGACGTGATCGACCGAGCCTGA